The Kineothrix sp. MB12-C1 genome includes a window with the following:
- a CDS encoding methyl-accepting chemotaxis protein produces the protein MKKKKNTQKIIYKLFVSFGVPIILSVLLGVVSYNVAAKAIVEQCTDSLVKTISAVQLYTNATLQNVEIKAKEIINNEDVVNYYKRHWGKSTGESKKTFREAEKLLGQMKENSAAIGAYHMFAENGESISSSREEGSNFYEKYKTYMEKATDSGGGSWYITNNSLIEPEVQESVLAYMIKMPESEVFLFIELSKDETDKILKELSAEKGSICAIIHRDGTEITMKDGINEIPVFSEIKEALGDISQEKKEIQYKDTAYLHVSKDMEGTDLSLAVLIPIKNVVEKVSGIKSVTAVIIVLITFISLLIGFTISRGISREIKNVCKTLSDCGEGNLAIRYRTKRKDEFQVLSTSLDNMLKKVKGILTNILEFNKEVINSSNEVSDKAEKVLISTLEIDKEIENIEKGVREQANDSEKSMEKMCEFTDKVKSVAENTKEIEITVQDVEAVTKEGIGLIDKLKDKTNDTAEITAILAQDISDVMKNSENISHITVTINGIAQQTNLLALNASIEAARAGEAGKGFSVVAEEIRKLADQALQASSEIENMVKQIRISSEKTEDSANKTEENIRVQNDSLAKIIRLFYHINGFVEVLVDKLSNIHQDTGFLEKDSTVILDSIRSIAAVAEEISLSTQETSATTESLVGLIKGFAKEAHELKGKTEDLHQTISIFNM, from the coding sequence ATGAAGAAAAAGAAAAATACACAAAAGATTATATACAAATTGTTTGTTTCCTTCGGAGTACCTATTATTTTAAGTGTCCTTTTAGGTGTTGTGTCGTATAACGTTGCAGCAAAGGCAATTGTAGAACAATGTACGGATTCTCTTGTGAAAACAATAAGTGCAGTTCAGCTGTATACGAATGCGACATTGCAAAATGTAGAAATAAAGGCAAAAGAAATTATAAATAATGAGGATGTTGTTAATTATTATAAGCGGCATTGGGGCAAGAGTACCGGAGAATCCAAAAAGACTTTTAGAGAAGCCGAAAAGCTGCTCGGGCAAATGAAAGAAAACTCAGCAGCAATCGGTGCATATCATATGTTCGCGGAAAATGGAGAAAGTATTTCTTCGTCAAGAGAAGAAGGCAGCAACTTTTATGAAAAGTATAAAACGTATATGGAAAAAGCCACTGACAGTGGAGGGGGAAGCTGGTATATAACGAACAATTCATTGATAGAACCGGAGGTACAAGAATCAGTATTGGCATATATGATAAAAATGCCGGAATCAGAAGTGTTCTTGTTTATTGAACTATCTAAAGATGAGACAGATAAAATATTGAAAGAATTATCGGCAGAAAAGGGAAGTATTTGTGCGATTATTCATCGGGATGGTACGGAAATCACAATGAAAGACGGTATAAATGAGATTCCGGTATTCTCTGAGATTAAAGAAGCTTTGGGCGATATATCGCAAGAAAAAAAGGAAATTCAATATAAGGATACTGCTTATTTGCATGTTTCCAAAGACATGGAAGGAACAGATCTGTCGCTGGCTGTGTTAATTCCAATAAAAAATGTCGTAGAGAAAGTAAGTGGTATAAAAAGTGTTACCGCTGTCATTATTGTGCTGATTACTTTTATATCTTTATTGATTGGATTTACCATATCCAGGGGAATCAGCAGGGAAATTAAGAACGTGTGCAAGACCCTTTCAGATTGCGGAGAGGGTAATTTAGCAATCCGCTACCGGACAAAAAGAAAAGATGAATTTCAGGTTTTAAGTACAAGTCTGGATAACATGTTGAAAAAGGTAAAGGGAATATTGACGAATATTCTGGAATTCAATAAGGAGGTTATTAATTCTTCCAACGAAGTATCGGATAAGGCAGAAAAGGTGCTCATTTCCACGCTTGAAATAGATAAGGAAATTGAGAACATTGAAAAGGGCGTTCGGGAACAGGCGAATGATTCAGAAAAAAGCATGGAGAAAATGTGTGAATTTACCGATAAGGTGAAGTCTGTCGCAGAAAATACAAAAGAAATAGAGATAACCGTACAGGATGTAGAGGCTGTGACAAAGGAAGGAATCGGCCTAATCGATAAATTGAAAGATAAGACCAATGATACAGCCGAAATCACAGCAATTCTTGCGCAGGATATTTCTGATGTCATGAAGAACTCGGAGAATATAAGTCATATAACCGTTACCATTAATGGGATTGCACAGCAGACCAATCTATTAGCTTTGAATGCTTCTATAGAAGCGGCGAGAGCGGGCGAAGCGGGGAAGGGTTTTTCCGTAGTTGCGGAGGAAATAAGAAAGCTTGCAGATCAGGCATTACAGGCAAGCAGCGAAATAGAAAACATGGTTAAGCAGATACGGATTTCCTCTGAGAAGACGGAAGATTCCGCGAATAAGACGGAGGAAAATATAAGAGTTCAGAATGATTCTTTGGCTAAGATAATACGTCTGTTTTATCATATCAACGGCTTCGTGGAAGTCCTGGTGGATAAGCTGTCGAATATTCACCAGGACACAGGTTTTTTAGAAAAAGACAGTACTGTTATCTTAGACTCCATCCGAAGCATAGCGGCAGTCGCGGAAGAAATTTCTCTTTCTACACAAGAAACATCGGCCACAACAGAGAGCCTGGTAGGACTTATTAAAGGATTTGCAAAAGAGGCTCATGAATTAAAGGGAAAGACCGAGGACTTGCATCAAACAATAAGTATATTCAACATGTAA
- a CDS encoding ABC transporter ATP-binding protein has product MKKISKMPTRRKEFTQQFYLHNKGAFLLSVAATILLGCSNLLISWIMQQIIDSISGNTQYGILRITYIFIIIVAATFFVLMIEYYSCPRFIKKAIIQYKDFAFQKIAQKSIHSFHTENTSTYLSALSNDVLSIENNYLLKIFTLIKESVMFVGAFALMLYYSPILTLVAFLLSLLPVIASLLTGNRLAIQEKEVSDKNESFIGAVKDILTGFSVIKSFKAEIEVIRLFAERNTSTEEAKCRRRMTETMIMIIGFMAGLTAQFGVFLFGSYLALTQQSITAGIVIVFVQLMNFVITPIADVPQILANRKAANALIDKLADAVHSNIQRDGKQINKQLNRAIELKDLSFSYEKSTPILDHIDMRFEAGKSYAVVGASGSGKSTLLNLLIGSREDYEGEILFDGNELRTLSLDSLYDLVSIVQQNVFVFNSSVQNNITMFRNFDEEKLHHAIAMSGLSPFIEERGSSYECGENGNGLSGGERQRISIARCLLRGTPVMLVDEATAALDAETAFSVTNSILSISGLTRIIVTHRLEEALLRKYDEILVLRNGKVEEHGTFAELMDKKEYFYSLFTVSQ; this is encoded by the coding sequence ATGAAGAAAATAAGTAAAATGCCGACACGGCGCAAAGAATTCACACAACAATTTTATCTGCATAATAAAGGAGCTTTTCTTCTCTCTGTAGCTGCCACTATTTTATTAGGCTGCTCCAATCTGCTCATTTCATGGATTATGCAGCAAATTATCGATTCTATCTCAGGTAACACTCAATATGGCATTTTACGGATTACCTATATTTTTATTATTATTGTTGCGGCAACCTTTTTCGTTCTTATGATTGAATACTACTCTTGTCCTCGTTTCATCAAGAAAGCTATCATCCAATATAAGGATTTTGCCTTTCAGAAAATTGCTCAGAAAAGCATTCACTCATTCCATACGGAGAATACTTCCACTTACCTCTCCGCCTTGTCCAACGATGTACTTAGCATTGAGAACAACTATCTGCTGAAGATTTTCACTTTAATAAAGGAATCAGTGATGTTCGTCGGTGCTTTTGCCTTAATGTTATATTACAGCCCCATTCTAACTTTGGTAGCTTTCCTTCTCTCCCTGCTTCCGGTTATTGCCTCCCTTTTAACAGGCAACCGGTTGGCCATTCAGGAAAAAGAAGTATCCGATAAAAATGAGAGTTTTATAGGAGCAGTCAAAGATATCCTGACCGGCTTCTCGGTGATTAAAAGCTTTAAGGCTGAGATTGAAGTTATCCGCCTTTTTGCCGAACGCAATACCTCTACCGAGGAAGCCAAGTGCAGGCGGCGCATGACAGAAACTATGATTATGATTATCGGCTTTATGGCCGGACTGACTGCACAATTCGGTGTCTTTCTATTCGGTTCCTACCTCGCACTTACACAGCAAAGCATCACTGCCGGCATTGTTATCGTCTTCGTACAGCTTATGAACTTCGTGATCACACCAATTGCTGATGTCCCACAGATTCTGGCTAACCGCAAGGCCGCAAATGCTCTTATCGACAAACTTGCAGATGCCGTCCATTCCAATATACAAAGAGATGGCAAACAGATAAACAAACAATTAAACAGAGCTATCGAATTAAAAGATCTCTCCTTTTCCTACGAAAAAAGCACACCGATATTAGATCATATCGACATGCGTTTCGAAGCCGGTAAAAGCTATGCAGTTGTAGGTGCCTCCGGAAGCGGGAAGTCAACTCTTCTCAATCTCCTCATCGGAAGCCGGGAAGATTATGAGGGAGAAATACTTTTCGACGGCAATGAACTTCGCACACTCAGCCTGGATTCCCTTTATGATCTTGTTTCCATTGTTCAGCAGAATGTTTTTGTATTCAACAGCTCTGTGCAGAATAATATTACTATGTTTCGTAACTTCGATGAGGAGAAGTTACATCATGCCATCGCAATGTCCGGCCTATCCCCTTTTATTGAGGAAAGAGGAAGCAGCTACGAATGCGGAGAAAATGGAAACGGTCTTTCGGGGGGCGAGAGACAGCGCATCTCTATCGCACGCTGTCTTCTCCGCGGCACTCCGGTCATGTTAGTGGATGAGGCGACCGCTGCCTTAGATGCGGAGACTGCCTTTTCGGTAACTAACTCCATTCTCTCTATCTCCGGCCTAACCAGAATTATCGTAACTCATCGCTTGGAAGAAGCTTTGCTTCGCAAATACGACGAAATCCTCGTTCTTCGAAATGGCAAAGTAGAAGAACACGGTACCTTTGCAGAATTGATGGATAAAAAGGAATATTTCTATTCCTTATTTACCGTATCACAATAA
- a CDS encoding helix-turn-helix domain-containing protein: MKLTLNENIRKHRKSFSLTQEQLAEAMGVTVGAVSKWESGMSNPDINMLPVLADFFEISVDVLLGYQPTTRTTELAAGKIRELLLKKNYEEGQAEAEKALQRFPNCFDVVYQSAILYSMKGVEKGDQAALHKSINLFQHACGLISQNTDPSISELSLQTSIGELYVSLGDSERALEHLRKYNACGINNSMIGCILSQLKRHEEALPYFSQTVLDSVLNVFRTVIGLSDYYSHHGNYELAIDILSWMNETICGLKYPDQVCYMDRAQVVLFLSCAQAAADMNDADKAEEYLSQAIDAARRFDKDPSFDALHIRFYHGKPQTIGDDFGETALSGLKKAFMLRENINPILNTLWRKLIDEENK; encoded by the coding sequence ATGAAACTTACATTAAATGAAAATATCCGTAAACACCGCAAGTCTTTCTCACTGACGCAGGAACAATTAGCTGAGGCCATGGGAGTTACTGTAGGTGCGGTATCGAAATGGGAATCCGGTATGTCGAATCCGGATATCAATATGCTCCCTGTATTGGCTGACTTCTTTGAGATATCGGTAGATGTTCTTCTGGGTTATCAGCCAACCACTCGCACTACAGAACTCGCCGCCGGGAAGATACGGGAATTATTACTTAAGAAAAATTATGAAGAGGGCCAGGCAGAAGCCGAAAAGGCACTGCAGCGTTTTCCCAACTGCTTTGATGTAGTTTATCAAAGTGCTATTTTATATTCCATGAAGGGTGTAGAAAAAGGGGATCAGGCCGCGCTGCACAAATCCATTAATCTGTTTCAACATGCATGCGGTCTGATTTCTCAGAACACCGACCCATCCATCAGCGAATTATCCCTCCAGACCAGCATAGGCGAACTCTATGTATCTTTAGGAGATAGTGAGCGCGCTTTAGAGCATTTGAGAAAGTATAATGCCTGTGGTATTAATAATAGTATGATTGGCTGCATCTTATCCCAACTGAAAAGACATGAAGAAGCTCTTCCTTATTTTTCCCAAACCGTCCTGGACTCTGTATTGAATGTATTCCGTACGGTGATTGGCCTCTCTGACTACTATAGCCACCACGGCAATTATGAATTAGCAATCGATATCTTGTCATGGATGAACGAGACTATTTGCGGCTTAAAATATCCGGATCAAGTTTGCTATATGGATCGGGCACAAGTTGTACTCTTCCTTTCCTGTGCACAAGCAGCTGCCGATATGAACGATGCCGATAAAGCAGAGGAATATCTCAGTCAGGCAATCGATGCTGCACGCCGTTTCGATAAAGACCCGAGCTTCGATGCTCTTCATATTAGATTTTATCACGGAAAACCACAGACAATCGGAGATGACTTCGGAGAAACAGCCCTATCCGGACTCAAGAAAGCTTTTATGTTACGTGAAAATATTAATCCTATTCTCAACACACTTTGGAGGAAACTTATCGATGAAGAAAATAAGTAA
- a CDS encoding DUF4180 domain-containing protein, producing MKTEIISLGEIQIEKIEMDGNTIAYIRSDSPILTDVQSALDLIATVDYQTGCSNLILDKESIVEEFFDLKTRLAGEIIQKYVNYRVRLAIVGDFSGYTSKALRDFIYECNHGKDLFFVSDKEEALKRLL from the coding sequence ATGAAAACGGAAATTATATCACTGGGAGAAATACAAATAGAAAAAATAGAAATGGATGGGAATACGATAGCTTACATCAGAAGTGATTCCCCGATACTTACTGATGTGCAGTCGGCCTTAGATTTAATAGCAACGGTGGATTATCAGACAGGATGCAGCAATCTGATCCTCGACAAAGAGAGTATTGTGGAAGAATTCTTTGACTTAAAGACGCGCCTTGCAGGGGAAATCATACAAAAATATGTGAACTATAGGGTCAGACTTGCGATCGTCGGCGATTTTTCCGGATACACGAGCAAGGCTTTGCGCGATTTTATCTATGAGTGCAATCATGGAAAAGATTTATTTTTTGTTTCCGATAAAGAGGAGGCATTGAAGAGGCTTCTGTAG
- a CDS encoding HAMP domain-containing sensor histidine kinase — MIKSTIKNLKKVPLSFFFAVIVFLIMLFSIIIVFFSTAFLVRIGFYYFHFARGPFFHWAISSIIVATLLSVIFSKIPFSPLRKVITATDRLAGGDFTVRLNLNEANKELRSLNDSFNHMAEELGNTEMLRTDFINNFSHEFKTPIVSMLGFAKILKYENLSKEERDEYLDIIITESTRLSELATNVLNLSKVENQTILSGQTTYNVSEQIRRAVALLENKWSGKHMEIYLECEEIPIYACEELLRQVWINLLDNAIKFSPEYSAIEIMIRQEEKETIFRFTDQGCGIEADSLERIFDKFYQGDRSHTTQGNGLGLALVNKIIHLHQGTIEVSETGDNGTTFVIRLPHN, encoded by the coding sequence GTGATTAAATCTACCATAAAAAACTTAAAAAAAGTACCGCTATCTTTCTTCTTCGCGGTCATCGTGTTTCTTATTATGCTTTTTTCTATTATCATCGTCTTTTTTTCTACCGCGTTCCTAGTGCGTATTGGCTTCTACTACTTCCATTTCGCTCGCGGTCCCTTTTTCCATTGGGCAATCTCTTCCATCATCGTCGCCACCCTGCTATCCGTTATCTTCAGCAAGATCCCCTTTTCCCCTCTGCGGAAGGTAATTACCGCTACCGATCGTCTGGCCGGCGGAGATTTTACGGTACGCCTTAACTTAAATGAAGCCAATAAAGAGCTGCGAAGCTTAAACGATAGTTTCAACCATATGGCAGAGGAATTGGGAAATACGGAAATGCTCCGTACCGATTTCATCAATAATTTCTCCCACGAGTTCAAAACACCCATCGTCTCCATGTTGGGCTTCGCAAAAATACTGAAATATGAAAACTTATCAAAAGAAGAGCGGGACGAATATCTGGATATCATTATTACAGAATCAACCCGCCTCTCCGAGCTGGCTACCAACGTTCTAAATCTGTCCAAGGTCGAGAATCAGACTATTCTTTCCGGACAGACCACTTACAATGTAAGCGAGCAAATACGCCGCGCAGTAGCACTTCTCGAAAATAAATGGTCCGGTAAACATATGGAAATCTATCTGGAATGTGAAGAGATTCCTATCTATGCCTGCGAAGAACTGCTTAGGCAAGTATGGATCAACCTGCTGGATAATGCGATTAAATTCTCACCGGAATATTCCGCTATTGAAATCATGATTCGCCAAGAAGAAAAAGAAACTATCTTCCGCTTCACAGATCAGGGCTGCGGAATCGAAGCGGACTCCCTGGAACGTATCTTCGATAAGTTTTACCAAGGCGACAGATCTCATACCACGCAAGGCAACGGCCTGGGATTAGCCCTCGTAAATAAAATAATTCATTTGCACCAAGGTACCATCGAAGTCTCCGAGACCGGAGACAACGGAACTACTTTCGTCATTCGCCTCCCACATAATTAA
- a CDS encoding response regulator transcription factor, translating into MFHIMVVEDDKHTAKLLSTILTHAGYEVFCAGNGLAALELMDKQHIDLIVLDIMMPQMDGYEFTRQLRDAGNILPILMLTAKQLQEDKYKGFIVGTDDYMVKPVNEEEMLLRIKALLRRAKIVNEHKLTIGKISLDYDAFTVSREGESQTLPQKEFYLLYKLLSYPDKIFTRIQLMDEIWGMDSETTDATVNVHINRLRKKFEHYPEFDIVSIRGIGYKVVKNCD; encoded by the coding sequence ATGTTTCATATTATGGTCGTAGAAGATGATAAACATACGGCGAAGCTGCTCAGTACCATATTGACCCATGCAGGTTACGAAGTGTTCTGTGCCGGTAATGGTCTTGCCGCCCTGGAATTAATGGACAAGCAGCATATCGATTTGATTGTTCTGGATATTATGATGCCGCAGATGGATGGCTACGAATTCACAAGACAGCTAAGAGATGCAGGCAATATACTTCCCATTCTTATGCTCACTGCAAAGCAGCTTCAAGAAGATAAATATAAGGGATTTATCGTAGGTACCGATGACTACATGGTAAAGCCGGTGAATGAAGAGGAAATGCTTCTTCGCATCAAGGCTCTTCTTCGCCGTGCCAAAATTGTCAATGAACACAAGCTGACCATCGGCAAGATTTCCCTGGATTACGATGCATTCACCGTTTCCAGAGAGGGTGAATCTCAGACGCTTCCTCAAAAGGAGTTCTATCTTCTCTATAAGTTATTATCCTATCCCGATAAAATCTTTACACGAATTCAGCTTATGGATGAAATATGGGGCATGGATTCAGAAACGACCGATGCTACGGTAAATGTGCACATTAACCGCCTCCGGAAAAAATTCGAACATTATCCTGAGTTCGATATTGTTTCCATCAGAGGTATTGGATACAAGGTGGTGAAAAACTGTGATTAA
- a CDS encoding efflux RND transporter periplasmic adaptor subunit: MAKVKELLTKHKKLAILLCVIIVLASGVLAVRAQVKKGMEAMNAAMNKQEIAAVERRSLVSSISATGTIVSAESRDIVVNLSGIEVETVAVEVGDSVIEGDILLEFDSTDIEESLEDAKTALNASGGRSDISVSSSERSLQEAQATRDINAERANQDVADAWNDYLEALTDLEEAEGDYEDAKQTTIEKKGELEGSQARSSEAQSKMTEAQALMESLSGQFDSIVAQMNETYPEYSSQFNEKLHIGSSELSGLSSTNLVPDEATEAKAYVDGKLVDLIGISNQYHTAKGTYDTAAASYNSSSAEIASWQSKYATAQGNEATYEKAIDAAESAVDNMLNAYNNQVRSQEDSTRNNASTVAAKEDGLKSDKLTASTATLSDKKQVKQYETQLEDCIVKAPFAGVVTAVNVEEGDMYKGDTLITIEDTSAYEVSAEIDEYDISSIELGQKAVIKTNGTGDAQLDGMVTDIAPRATQSTGTDVTYNIKISVDTKNDDLRLDMTAKLSIILESKDNIVTVPYDAVQTDDEGKKYVEVVNETAEGEEVSQDSEEAQTPENTTIPANTRGPEGASGRTNTKKVYITTGIESDYYVEVESGELTEGMQVVVQAAEQSLNMENIMRMQGPMGGF, from the coding sequence ATGGCAAAGGTTAAGGAATTATTGACAAAACACAAAAAGCTGGCAATACTGCTTTGCGTTATTATCGTGCTCGCAAGCGGTGTATTAGCGGTAAGAGCACAGGTGAAAAAAGGTATGGAAGCGATGAATGCGGCTATGAATAAACAGGAAATAGCAGCGGTCGAAAGACGTTCACTGGTAAGCTCCATCTCGGCGACAGGAACGATTGTCAGTGCAGAAAGCAGGGATATTGTGGTCAATTTGTCTGGGATTGAAGTGGAAACAGTGGCTGTGGAAGTGGGAGACTCAGTAATAGAGGGTGATATTCTGTTGGAGTTCGATTCTACGGATATTGAAGAGAGCTTGGAAGATGCGAAAACTGCTCTCAATGCGAGTGGGGGGCGATCTGACATTTCTGTTTCTTCTTCGGAAAGAAGTCTTCAGGAGGCGCAGGCTACGAGGGATATTAATGCCGAACGGGCAAACCAGGACGTGGCAGATGCATGGAATGACTATTTAGAAGCCTTGACGGATCTGGAAGAGGCGGAGGGTGACTATGAGGATGCGAAGCAAACGACAATTGAAAAAAAGGGAGAGTTGGAAGGCAGTCAGGCGAGATCTTCGGAAGCTCAGTCGAAAATGACAGAAGCGCAAGCTCTTATGGAATCCTTATCCGGTCAATTCGATAGTATTGTTGCACAGATGAACGAAACTTATCCGGAATATAGTAGCCAATTTAATGAAAAATTACATATCGGATCTTCGGAGTTGAGTGGTTTAAGCAGTACAAATCTGGTGCCGGATGAGGCGACAGAGGCGAAAGCATATGTGGATGGAAAGCTGGTTGACTTAATCGGGATAAGCAATCAGTATCATACGGCGAAAGGCACCTATGACACTGCTGCTGCTTCGTATAATAGCAGCAGTGCAGAAATTGCGAGCTGGCAGAGCAAGTATGCTACAGCCCAGGGTAATGAAGCGACTTATGAAAAGGCGATAGATGCTGCGGAAAGTGCCGTAGATAATATGCTCAATGCTTATAATAATCAGGTGAGAAGTCAGGAAGACAGCACGAGGAATAACGCCAGCACGGTGGCTGCCAAAGAAGACGGACTGAAAAGTGACAAGCTGACAGCATCTACAGCGACTCTTTCCGATAAGAAACAGGTGAAACAGTATGAGACTCAGTTAGAGGACTGTATCGTAAAAGCCCCCTTTGCCGGTGTGGTGACGGCAGTGAATGTAGAAGAGGGAGATATGTATAAAGGAGATACCCTCATTACCATAGAGGATACGAGTGCTTATGAAGTATCCGCTGAAATCGATGAATATGATATCAGCAGTATTGAACTCGGACAGAAGGCTGTGATTAAGACAAATGGTACGGGAGATGCACAGCTCGATGGTATGGTAACTGATATTGCGCCGAGAGCAACACAATCCACAGGAACAGATGTTACTTATAATATAAAGATATCGGTAGATACGAAGAACGATGACCTTCGCCTGGATATGACAGCTAAGCTGAGCATTATTTTAGAAAGCAAGGATAATATCGTTACGGTACCTTATGATGCTGTTCAGACCGATGACGAAGGTAAGAAATATGTGGAAGTGGTAAATGAGACTGCCGAAGGGGAGGAAGTTTCACAAGATTCGGAAGAGGCACAGACTCCTGAAAATACAACGATACCTGCCAATACACGAGGACCGGAAGGGGCTTCGGGAAGAACGAATACGAAGAAGGTGTACATAACGACAGGAATTGAGAGCGACTATTACGTGGAAGTGGAAAGCGGTGAGCTGACCGAGGGTATGCAGGTAGTGGTGCAGGCGGCAGAACAGAGTCTTAATATGGAGAATATTATGAGGATGCAAGGGCCGATGGGAGGTTTTTAA
- a CDS encoding ABC transporter ATP-binding protein encodes MEKKPIIELDSIIKRFYIGQPNELQILNGISLTVRQGEFVSIVGASGSGKSTLMNIIGILDRPTEGSYILDDVNVIAAKDESLSKIRNRKIGFVFQTYNLIARTNAIKNVEMPMLYAGMGRRARVERAKELLDMVGMGDRMHHLPEELSGGQKQRVAIARAMCNNPAIILADEPTGALDSQTGRMVMDLFHQLHEEQGKTIVLITHSPELAEETEKIITLKDGSIIGERTGRGRA; translated from the coding sequence ATGGAAAAGAAACCAATCATAGAACTTGACAGCATTATTAAGCGTTTCTACATCGGGCAGCCTAATGAATTACAGATATTGAACGGTATTTCACTAACTGTGCGCCAGGGAGAATTCGTTTCCATCGTAGGAGCTTCAGGATCGGGGAAATCCACCTTGATGAACATTATCGGCATTTTGGACCGGCCCACGGAAGGAAGCTACATATTGGATGATGTAAATGTGATAGCAGCTAAGGACGAAAGCCTCTCTAAAATAAGAAACCGAAAGATAGGATTTGTTTTTCAGACTTATAACCTTATTGCGAGAACGAATGCGATTAAGAATGTGGAAATGCCCATGCTATATGCAGGGATGGGAAGAAGAGCGAGAGTGGAGCGAGCGAAGGAACTGCTGGATATGGTGGGTATGGGAGACCGAATGCACCATTTGCCGGAAGAGCTTTCCGGCGGGCAGAAGCAAAGGGTGGCGATAGCCCGCGCTATGTGCAACAATCCGGCGATTATTCTGGCGGATGAGCCGACAGGTGCGCTGGATTCCCAGACGGGGCGCATGGTCATGGATCTTTTTCACCAGCTCCATGAAGAACAGGGCAAGACGATTGTATTGATTACTCATTCCCCGGAACTTGCGGAGGAAACAGAGAAAATCATTACTCTGAAAGACGGCTCTATTATCGGAGAAAGGACGGGCAGGGGAAGAGCATGA